A single Orcinus orca chromosome 2, mOrcOrc1.1, whole genome shotgun sequence DNA region contains:
- the C2H14orf180 gene encoding nutritionally-regulated adipose and cardiac enriched protein homolog, producing MKTAAHALSPDSLPETRHRTRKNEEAAPGSPVLRAGREDDRKGPPSILRRSPQERHSHGAEPRRTTRHVRFREPLEVAVHYIACREPSATARAPGRRRPRDGALILRLTACVLLVLALGLCCSRAEPVALALEDLRARLLALRVRLQLVALACWRHLLQL from the exons ATGAAGACGGCGGCACACGCCCTGAGCCCCGACTCCCTGCCAGAGACGCGGCATCGGACCAGAAAGAATGAGGAGGCGGCTCCAGGCTCACCCGTGCTCAGGGCGGGGAGG GAGGACGACAGGAAGGGCCCCCCCTCTATCCTGAGACGAAGCCCGCAGGAGCGCCACAGCCATGGGGCCGAGCCACGGAGGACCACGAGGCACGTGCGGTTCCGCGAGCCCCTGGAGGTGGCCGTCCACT acATCGCCTGCAGGGAGCCCTCCGCCACGGCCAGGG CGCCCGGCCGGCGCAGGCCCCGCGACGGTGCCCTGATCCTGCGGCTGACGGCGTGCGTCCTGCTGGTGCTGGCGCTGGGGCTGTGCTGCAGCCGGGCTGAGCCCGTGGCACTGGCCCTTGAGGACCTCCGGGCCCGGCTCCTGGCCCTCCGCGTGCGTCTGCAGCTCGTGGCCCTGGCCTGCTGGCGTCACCTCCTGCAGCTCTGA